The Diadema setosum unplaced genomic scaffold, eeDiaSeto1 scaffold_50, whole genome shotgun sequence genome has a segment encoding these proteins:
- the LOC140245882 gene encoding 1-acyl-sn-glycerol-3-phosphate acyltransferase epsilon-like, protein MFTVILHLNSLRYVVPAAMMMGCAPTYLRAYFGCHALSYVLPVRWYRAVEDTVWATYQRLVEFFFEHYSGVEVILYGEAEDCLSKKENVVYVSNHQTTLDWVVTDMLAARAGCLGRIRYILKSGLKFLPLYGYVFGLHGSIFVNRGKKGTPPSFTKVSKQLKSLRDHKIPVWMVVFPEGTRFRPDKAEVIKASQGFAYGQDLPVLHHVLSPRVRATHLCVEGFRGYVDTLYDVTIAYSNTGEQGEGQVKRREAPSMPDFLMGKCPRIHIHMRRIAVDSIPSDIVDFQRWLHGVFAEKDRMLADFYSEDPDKRGHLEGKGRRSRLGLGTTFPAFAVSMLSMVPFVMLSSQRQAYWKLWVYGSLFTVIWMKLMT, encoded by the exons ATGTTCACCGTAATCCTTCATCTGAACTCGCTGCGGTATGTGGTACCCGCCGCAATGATGATGGGCTGTGCGCCCACGTACCTCCGGGCGTACTTCGGCTGCCACGCTCTCAGCTACGTGCTCCCCGTGCGATGGTACAGGGCCGTGGAAGACACTGTTTGGGCAACTTACCAGCGCCTCGTTGAGTTCTTCTTCGAACACTACAGTGGTGTGGAG GTGATTCTGTATGGAGAAGCAGAGGACTGCCTCTCCAAGAAGGAGAATGTGGTGTACGTGTCCAACCATCAGACCACGCTTGACTGGGTCGTCACCGACATGCTGGCTGCGAGGGCGGGCTGCCTCGGCAGAATTCGCTACATCCTGAAGAGCGGCCTCAAGTTTCTGCCACTCTACGGATACGTCTTTGGCTTG CATGGGAGTATTTTTGTCAACAGAGGCAAGAAAGGCACACCACCATCTTTTACAAAGGTGTCCAAGCAGCTGAAGAGCCTAAGAGATCACAAGATCCCA GTGTGGATGGTGGTGTTTCCAGAAGGCACACGATTCAGACCGGACAAGGCAGAGGTGATCAAAGCCAGCCAGGGCTTTGCATACGGACAAG ATCTCCCTGTCCTGCATCATGTACTCTCCCCCAGGGTGCGAGCCACTCACCTCTGCGTGGAGGGGTTCCGGGGCTACGTAGACACCCTCTATGACGTCACAATAGCGTACTCCAATACAGGGGAGCAGGGCGAGGGGCAGGTCAAACGACGAGAAGCGCCCTCTATGCCAG ATTTCCTAATGGGCAAATGTCCCCGGATACACATCCACATGCGTCGGATCGCGGTGGACAGCATCCCGTCGGATATTGTTGACTTCCAGAGATGGTTGCATGGGGTCTTTGCGGAGAAAGACAG aATGCTGGCCGACTTCTACTCCGAAGACCCAGACAAGAGGGGTCACCTTGAGGGCAAAGGTCGCAGATCAAGACTCGGTCTGGGAACCACTTTTCCGGCGTTTGCCGTCTCGATGCTCAGCATGGTACCGTTCGTGATGTTGTCTTCGCAGCGACAGGCATACTGGAAGCTGTGGGTTTACGGGAGTCTCTTCACTGTCATCTGGATGAAGCTGATGACATAA